One part of the Mariniblastus fucicola genome encodes these proteins:
- a CDS encoding DUF1593 domain-containing protein, protein MSMLVFPSGISFAEEPELQRKVVLTDIEADPDDTQSLVRLLLYANQIDIEAIVATTSVHQKDRVAPESIHKVLDAYGKVQANLLLHEPGFPTVEDLKAKVTEHLPLYGMEGVGEDKDSPGSDRIIELLDSDDERPLWISVWGGPNTLAQSLFKLRKTRSAEELEKLVSKLRVYTISDQDDSAIWIRNEFPGVSYIVSPGSYRRSTWGAINQRIDGIDNTTISNKWIADNIQQSHGPLGAQYPDVAWGVEGDTPAFLGLLPNGLNVPERPDFGGWGGRYELSQPTDEEIKVGQDVEGVPIKAETRKIWTNTEDSYAPRIFKEYGRAEKPDEQTFTNNRVTLWRWRDDFQNDFAARMDWTIKDVAGANHPPVPALAHPEKFTVEPGEKFRLDAGGTTDPDGDSLGFTWMQYPEAGSSPRVKVDFKNFPENVYQVNRVAPKVSRTETMHFILKVTDKGSPPLTRYKRVIVTVEPN, encoded by the coding sequence ATGAGCATGCTTGTCTTTCCCAGCGGAATTTCTTTTGCCGAGGAACCCGAGCTTCAGCGCAAGGTCGTGCTGACCGACATCGAAGCCGACCCCGACGACACGCAATCGCTGGTTCGGCTGTTGCTGTACGCGAACCAGATCGACATCGAAGCCATCGTGGCAACAACTTCGGTGCATCAGAAAGATCGTGTGGCTCCCGAGTCGATTCACAAAGTCCTTGACGCTTACGGCAAAGTTCAGGCAAACCTCTTGCTGCACGAACCGGGATTTCCCACCGTGGAAGACCTCAAGGCGAAAGTCACTGAGCATCTTCCGCTTTACGGCATGGAAGGCGTGGGCGAAGACAAGGACTCGCCGGGTTCCGACCGAATCATCGAGCTGTTGGACTCGGACGACGAAAGGCCGCTTTGGATTTCCGTTTGGGGCGGGCCGAACACACTGGCTCAGTCGCTTTTCAAACTTCGCAAAACCCGTTCTGCAGAAGAGCTTGAAAAACTGGTCAGCAAACTCCGCGTCTACACGATCTCCGACCAGGACGATTCGGCGATCTGGATTCGCAATGAGTTTCCAGGCGTGTCCTACATCGTCAGTCCCGGCAGTTATCGTCGCTCAACCTGGGGGGCGATCAATCAGCGAATCGATGGCATCGACAACACAACCATCAGCAACAAGTGGATCGCCGACAATATTCAGCAATCGCACGGTCCGCTCGGAGCCCAGTACCCCGACGTCGCCTGGGGCGTTGAAGGCGACACGCCGGCGTTTCTTGGCTTGCTTCCCAACGGGTTGAACGTTCCCGAGCGTCCGGACTTCGGCGGTTGGGGTGGGCGATACGAGCTTTCGCAGCCGACCGATGAAGAAATCAAAGTTGGCCAGGACGTGGAAGGCGTGCCCATCAAAGCTGAAACGCGAAAGATCTGGACCAACACGGAAGACTCATACGCTCCGCGAATCTTCAAGGAGTATGGCCGAGCCGAGAAGCCTGACGAGCAAACGTTCACCAACAATCGAGTCACGCTTTGGCGTTGGCGAGATGATTTTCAAAACGACTTCGCCGCTCGCATGGACTGGACGATCAAAGATGTTGCCGGCGCGAACCATCCGCCCGTTCCGGCTTTGGCTCATCCGGAAAAGTTCACCGTAGAACCGGGCGAGAAGTTTCGGCTTGATGCGGGGGGCACGACGGACCCCGACGGTGACAGTCTTGGTTTCACGTGGATGCAGTATCCCGAGGCCGGTTCCTCGCCGCGAGTCAAAGTCGACTTCAAGAACTTCCCTGAGAACGTATACCAGGTAAATCGCGTCGCGCCGAAAGTTAGCCGGACCGAGACGATGCACTTCATTCTAAAAGTCACCGACAAAGGCAGCCCGCCACTGACTCGATACAAACGCGTGATCGTGACGGTGGAGCCGAACTAA
- a CDS encoding DUF1593 domain-containing protein, with product MIRSVTILALLMLIALLVCAPCAAERHRVIVSTDIGGTDPDDFQSMVHLLVYADDLDIEGLISSPYGDGRKQDILDVIDCYEKDFPNLKTYSDDYPTPDQLRMLTKQGETERAPYCGFRKSTEGSRWIIECAKTEDDRPLHVLVWGGLEDIAQALHDDPEILPKLRVYWIGGPNKKWSPDAYQYIVEHHPKLWMIESNATYRGWFVGGPQAEDLGNETFVKNHVKGKGSLGDFFVSQKSDIKMGDTPSVAWLLKGKPDDPTQPGWGGQYVPAWRRPIKKLDRMPMPHDQIEIFGILELSLPTQNVPADSQATLNVENQKLVGHFSDNALRFRFCPKAAKKYNFTIGSNVASLDGITGTIKSVRPSPEIAKEASGLYRNWWTDTPDPAFAEDGHHGAKTVNRWREEFLRDFSERMLRCKLPKPLN from the coding sequence ATGATTCGTTCAGTGACAATCCTGGCGCTGCTCATGCTGATCGCGCTGTTGGTCTGCGCTCCCTGCGCTGCTGAACGCCACCGAGTGATTGTTTCCACCGACATCGGCGGCACCGATCCGGATGACTTTCAGTCGATGGTTCACCTGTTGGTTTATGCTGACGATCTGGACATCGAAGGACTGATTTCTTCGCCGTATGGCGATGGTCGCAAACAGGACATCCTTGACGTGATTGATTGCTACGAGAAAGACTTTCCAAACCTGAAAACGTATTCCGACGACTATCCAACTCCCGATCAGCTGCGAATGTTGACGAAGCAGGGCGAAACCGAGCGAGCTCCGTACTGCGGATTCCGAAAGTCCACGGAAGGATCGCGATGGATCATTGAATGTGCCAAAACCGAAGACGATCGGCCATTGCACGTCCTTGTTTGGGGAGGCCTCGAAGACATCGCGCAGGCACTCCACGACGATCCGGAAATTTTGCCGAAGCTGCGCGTCTACTGGATCGGCGGACCGAACAAAAAGTGGTCGCCTGATGCTTACCAGTACATCGTCGAGCACCATCCGAAATTGTGGATGATCGAATCCAACGCGACGTATCGCGGCTGGTTTGTTGGCGGGCCGCAGGCTGAGGACCTTGGCAACGAAACTTTCGTGAAGAATCACGTGAAAGGGAAAGGCTCGCTGGGCGACTTCTTTGTAAGTCAAAAATCAGACATCAAAATGGGTGACACTCCTTCGGTTGCCTGGTTGCTTAAAGGCAAACCTGACGATCCGACTCAGCCTGGTTGGGGTGGCCAATACGTGCCGGCCTGGAGGCGTCCCATCAAAAAGCTTGATCGCATGCCAATGCCTCACGACCAGATTGAGATCTTCGGCATCCTTGAGTTGTCTCTGCCGACCCAAAACGTTCCGGCCGATTCGCAGGCGACATTGAACGTCGAAAATCAAAAATTGGTTGGGCACTTTTCTGACAACGCGCTTCGGTTTCGTTTCTGTCCCAAAGCCGCCAAGAAATACAACTTCACGATCGGCAGCAATGTCGCATCGCTCGATGGTATCACGGGAACGATCAAGTCTGTTCGTCCCTCGCCCGAGATCGCGAAGGAAGCTTCGGGCCTATATCGAAACTGGTGGACCGATACTCCCGATCCGGCATTTGCCGAAGACGGCCACCATGGTGCCAAAACAGTCAACCGATGGCGCGAGGAATTTCTTCGCGACTTCTCTGAACGAATGCTGCGCTGCAAACTACCGAAACCATTAAATTGA
- a CDS encoding DUF1593 domain-containing protein gives MNILRTLLGFFLALVVLSDGSGEAMAEKPRMVVLTDVSTWETDDHESLIRLMAHADLFEIEGLVMTTGYSISTLNKSPEKDFINIIRGVVDAYEKDLPNLMKRSGQTGHAHDDGVQKVGYWPSADYLRDRIVIGSPNRGIKFIGDDNNSAGSELLINLADEEDDRPLFVGIWGGGNTLAQAIHKVKKDRSPTDYKKFLNKLRVYAITDQDRSYKGEGHEISSHGWIYEQTGSDLEFIWDEAAWKQHNGIGKSNWDQYAQHIQGHGNLGSQYPKYKYGVEGDTPAFLFLMPNGLNDPDDPTQSSWGGNFVHKDGGLWREAKSCAANFKQTYPAAFNNFAARMDWAKDGKGNRNPVLSLNGDISLDVLTKTAEPGSKVTLNASATTDPDGDELRFKWWVQGDAGDYSGKVELSGSDTHEVTVEVPAAAAGRSFHVICEVTDNGTHNLSSYRRVIFQATGETVAGVASAQKQTAMTDAAAKNQSMAEWLRVYIPSNYAGTEVVAHGGGAWFQAKLAEPELVASWADWKEEVLTLKDVEAHSLTEGESLFVSETSKTKWAEHANVTFYEGVGYYIDGYEASTMSSWDVAKTTMIQFTGDSDGFVAAMAKAKQESPSASMPKEVSFRQWLFEFLPTQYPDAQMVDHTHWLQAKIGNGVTANWTEWTEEDSTFKAMEAHNLVAGKSMFVEQKGAKNKEWAEHPAVTYYEGAGYYISGYDPTTMSDWDGKALSVIQFDGESKDLARTIGMGWARRQSFAGWLYHYLPAKFPNARMTDHGKWKQAHITDGDVASWEEWTVEGVTLKYIEDHSLAQGKSFFIEKATKTPWADHAAVTYYPGVGYYCTGYDSATMSDWNVEGLTLIQFDGDSKEIVEAIVKGWK, from the coding sequence ATGAACATTCTACGAACGCTGTTAGGCTTTTTTCTTGCCCTGGTTGTTTTGTCTGACGGCAGCGGCGAAGCCATGGCGGAAAAGCCGCGGATGGTTGTCCTTACCGATGTGTCGACGTGGGAGACGGACGACCACGAGTCACTGATCCGCTTGATGGCACACGCGGACCTGTTCGAGATCGAAGGCCTGGTGATGACCACCGGCTACAGCATCAGCACGCTGAACAAGTCACCTGAAAAAGATTTCATCAACATCATCCGCGGAGTCGTCGACGCTTACGAAAAAGATCTGCCGAACCTGATGAAACGATCAGGACAAACTGGACACGCACACGACGATGGGGTGCAAAAAGTTGGCTACTGGCCAAGCGCTGATTACTTGCGAGACCGGATCGTCATTGGCAGTCCCAATCGCGGCATCAAGTTCATCGGTGACGACAACAATTCCGCCGGGAGTGAACTGCTGATCAACCTGGCGGACGAGGAAGACGATCGTCCGTTGTTTGTCGGCATCTGGGGCGGCGGCAACACGCTTGCTCAGGCAATTCACAAAGTCAAAAAGGACCGCAGCCCAACTGATTACAAAAAGTTCCTGAACAAGCTTCGTGTGTACGCGATTACGGATCAGGACCGCAGCTACAAAGGTGAAGGCCACGAGATCAGTTCTCACGGTTGGATTTACGAGCAGACGGGCAGCGATCTGGAATTCATTTGGGACGAAGCCGCCTGGAAACAACACAATGGAATCGGCAAAAGCAACTGGGATCAATACGCCCAGCACATTCAGGGCCACGGCAATCTCGGCAGCCAATACCCGAAATACAAATACGGCGTCGAAGGCGACACGCCGGCCTTTCTGTTCCTGATGCCCAATGGTCTCAATGATCCGGACGATCCGACGCAGTCGAGTTGGGGCGGGAACTTCGTCCACAAAGACGGCGGCCTGTGGCGGGAAGCAAAATCCTGCGCCGCGAACTTCAAGCAAACCTATCCAGCGGCCTTCAACAACTTTGCCGCTCGCATGGACTGGGCCAAAGATGGAAAAGGAAATCGCAATCCCGTTCTAAGTCTTAATGGTGATATAAGCTTGGACGTGCTTACCAAAACTGCCGAGCCTGGATCGAAGGTAACGTTGAACGCCTCCGCGACGACGGATCCTGATGGCGACGAGTTGAGATTCAAATGGTGGGTGCAGGGCGACGCCGGAGACTATTCTGGCAAAGTTGAACTTTCTGGCAGCGACACTCATGAAGTCACGGTCGAAGTGCCTGCAGCCGCAGCCGGTCGCAGCTTCCACGTCATCTGCGAGGTCACCGACAACGGAACGCACAATCTTAGCAGCTACCGACGAGTCATCTTTCAGGCGACCGGGGAAACCGTCGCCGGTGTTGCTTCGGCGCAAAAGCAAACCGCGATGACCGATGCCGCTGCGAAAAACCAGTCGATGGCGGAATGGCTGAGAGTCTACATTCCCTCAAACTATGCGGGCACCGAAGTGGTTGCTCATGGCGGTGGAGCCTGGTTCCAGGCAAAGCTCGCGGAACCCGAATTGGTCGCCAGTTGGGCGGATTGGAAAGAAGAAGTTCTGACATTGAAAGACGTCGAAGCTCACAGTTTGACCGAAGGCGAATCGCTCTTCGTCAGCGAGACGTCAAAAACAAAATGGGCTGAACACGCCAACGTTACTTTTTACGAGGGAGTCGGCTACTACATCGACGGCTATGAAGCTTCGACGATGTCCAGCTGGGATGTGGCCAAAACCACGATGATCCAGTTCACCGGCGACTCCGATGGGTTTGTTGCGGCGATGGCGAAAGCAAAACAGGAGAGCCCATCTGCTTCGATGCCCAAAGAAGTTTCGTTTCGACAGTGGCTCTTTGAGTTCCTTCCGACGCAATATCCCGACGCCCAAATGGTCGACCACACTCACTGGTTGCAGGCAAAGATCGGCAACGGCGTCACTGCGAACTGGACCGAGTGGACAGAAGAAGATTCGACTTTCAAAGCGATGGAGGCTCATAATCTCGTCGCCGGCAAGTCCATGTTCGTCGAACAGAAGGGTGCGAAGAACAAGGAATGGGCTGAGCACCCTGCGGTTACGTACTACGAGGGAGCTGGCTACTACATTTCCGGTTACGATCCGACAACGATGAGCGACTGGGATGGCAAAGCGCTTTCTGTAATACAATTCGACGGCGAATCCAAAGACCTTGCTCGCACAATCGGCATGGGCTGGGCCCGCAGGCAATCGTTCGCAGGTTGGCTGTACCATTATCTTCCCGCGAAGTTTCCCAACGCTCGCATGACCGATCACGGAAAATGGAAGCAGGCTCACATCACCGACGGCGACGTCGCCAGCTGGGAAGAATGGACGGTTGAAGGCGTCACGCTGAAGTACATCGAAGACCACAGTTTGGCTCAAGGCAAATCGTTCTTCATTGAGAAAGCAACGAAGACTCCATGGGCCGATCATGCGGCGGTTACGTATTATCCTGGCGTTGGTTACTACTGCACGGGTTACGACTCGGCCACGATGAGCGACTGGAACGTTGAAGGCCTCACGTTAATCCAGTTTGACGGTGACTCGAAAGAGATCGTTGAAGCGATTGTCAAAGGATGGAAGTAG
- a CDS encoding nucleoside hydrolase-like domain-containing protein: MDMNFRTTLRRSIACCIAFPLMATPIVAQEKPVSVATPDGYATQNGGTTGGGDAPRVTVSTAEAFSKAVSGDEPAVVIVDGQIEIGNVNVGSNKTIVGAGVTAGLSGGTLKVRSNNVIVQNLTLGPAEGDAIEVSGAKNVFITKCSFHDSSDELCSVVRESDFVTISWCKFYFDKPHGHAFGGLIGNGDDRESDRGKLHVTMHHNWYAEGVKGRMPRVRFGHVHIYNNFYNSIGSGYCIGTGFECHVRVENSCFEKVKRPWREQKVGALQSGGEIGWSNLAFEGCEQPTYIENKFPVFELPYSFDADKVEDVKARVTDSTRGAGNCLSPKTGSSESKKPRIVVLSDFPPIGVVKGGDVPNTMKSDPDDMQSMVRFLLYSNELQVEGLVAAAGTFAMEAHKKNILGVLDRYEKVYENLKSHDPDFPTPDYLRSVTYEGRGNNHGTNIKWGKDKQPWSDIIGEGLDSEASDAIIKIVDKPDPRPVWISVWGGPREVAQAIWKVKNTRSEAELETFVSKLRIFLIAYQDATHGWLMEEFPDLFIIDSRKTYQGMFGGRDQLSDLNWVNEHIRKGHGPLCDVYPHEGMGCTGVCEGDTPAFMNLISELRGLNDSEDPTQPSWGGQYKRLAGTNHFVDGPGKSSISRWRKDYQKEFQQRADWCVTPK, from the coding sequence ATGGACATGAACTTTCGGACGACGCTCAGACGATCTATCGCTTGCTGCATTGCGTTCCCGCTTATGGCAACGCCGATTGTTGCTCAGGAGAAACCTGTCTCTGTTGCGACGCCCGATGGTTACGCCACGCAAAACGGCGGCACCACCGGTGGAGGTGACGCGCCGCGAGTCACCGTCTCGACTGCTGAAGCATTCAGTAAAGCCGTTTCGGGCGATGAACCGGCGGTCGTCATCGTCGATGGCCAAATCGAAATCGGAAACGTCAACGTTGGCTCGAACAAGACCATCGTTGGCGCGGGCGTCACCGCGGGGCTCTCAGGCGGCACGCTGAAAGTCCGCAGCAACAATGTCATCGTGCAAAATCTGACTTTGGGGCCGGCCGAAGGCGATGCGATTGAAGTCTCCGGCGCAAAGAATGTCTTTATCACCAAATGTTCCTTTCACGATAGCTCCGACGAGCTTTGTTCCGTGGTCCGTGAGTCCGACTTTGTCACGATCTCGTGGTGTAAATTCTATTTCGACAAACCGCATGGCCATGCATTCGGTGGACTGATTGGAAATGGCGACGACCGGGAATCTGATCGTGGCAAGCTGCACGTGACGATGCACCACAACTGGTACGCCGAAGGTGTCAAGGGAAGAATGCCACGTGTGCGTTTCGGCCACGTCCACATCTACAACAACTTTTACAACAGCATCGGTAGCGGATACTGCATCGGCACTGGATTCGAATGCCATGTCCGCGTGGAGAACAGCTGTTTCGAAAAAGTGAAACGCCCGTGGCGGGAACAGAAGGTCGGCGCTCTGCAAAGCGGCGGCGAAATCGGCTGGAGTAACCTTGCTTTTGAAGGCTGCGAACAACCGACGTATATCGAGAACAAGTTTCCGGTGTTTGAACTGCCTTACTCTTTTGATGCGGACAAAGTCGAAGACGTTAAAGCTCGGGTCACAGATTCAACTCGCGGTGCCGGTAACTGCCTGAGCCCGAAAACGGGAAGCTCCGAATCGAAGAAGCCACGCATCGTCGTCCTGTCCGACTTTCCGCCGATCGGAGTGGTAAAAGGCGGCGACGTTCCCAACACGATGAAGAGCGATCCTGATGACATGCAGTCGATGGTTCGCTTTCTGCTGTACTCCAATGAGCTTCAAGTCGAAGGGCTTGTTGCGGCTGCGGGCACGTTTGCGATGGAAGCTCACAAGAAGAACATCCTCGGCGTGCTCGACCGTTACGAAAAAGTCTATGAAAACCTGAAGTCACACGATCCTGATTTCCCCACGCCGGACTATCTGCGATCGGTGACTTACGAAGGCCGCGGCAATAATCACGGAACCAACATCAAGTGGGGCAAAGACAAACAGCCGTGGTCCGACATCATCGGCGAAGGACTCGACAGCGAAGCTTCCGACGCGATCATCAAAATCGTTGACAAACCTGATCCGCGTCCGGTCTGGATCAGTGTGTGGGGCGGACCGCGCGAAGTCGCCCAAGCCATCTGGAAGGTAAAGAACACTCGCAGTGAAGCAGAACTCGAAACGTTTGTCAGCAAACTGCGAATCTTCCTGATCGCCTACCAGGATGCAACGCATGGCTGGCTGATGGAAGAGTTCCCGGACCTGTTCATCATTGACTCGCGCAAGACCTATCAAGGAATGTTCGGCGGCCGAGACCAGTTGTCTGACTTGAATTGGGTCAACGAACATATCCGCAAGGGACATGGCCCGCTGTGTGACGTCTATCCGCACGAGGGCATGGGTTGCACCGGAGTTTGCGAAGGCGACACGCCGGCCTTCATGAATCTAATCAGCGAATTGCGTGGCCTTAACGATTCCGAAGACCCGACACAGCCAAGCTGGGGCGGGCAATACAAACGCCTGGCTGGTACAAATCACTTCGTCGATGGTCCTGGCAAGTCCAGTATCTCTCGATGGAGAAAGGACTACCAAAAGGAATTCCAGCAGCGGGCTGACTGGTGCGTGACGCCAAAATAG
- a CDS encoding serine hydrolase domain-containing protein codes for MKTLILFLAAVLVSASSAAAQQSSSIIDADAVARINSNLGSFVESGAIKGVSAMVFEKDKEVYFKAFGMSDEEAGIPMSRDTIVQIFSMTKPVTGVALMRLHEQGKFKLDDPVSKYIPSFANLKVATGKDENGDLILVDPKRPMTIRDLTRHTSGLAGNHGPAWVKELIKDNPLKPENTLEQAAEAFSKLPLWFHPGSQWSYGPSVDMQARLVEILSGKKFDVYIQETILDPLKMTDTSYRVPESKLGRMAGIYWRDDNTGELSRKDDEKDFNTKPYPMTPGGWGLTATIDDYMRFARMLQNEGELDGVRILKPETVKLMATSHLSENVKERSWLPSKGQVGFGIDFAVRVAPPQSKNEPNGVVGEFFWDGAASTMFWVDPKSDLTAVMFVQLRPFDKIGLQKAFRNAVYGPRVAD; via the coding sequence ATGAAAACTCTCATCCTGTTTCTTGCCGCAGTTCTTGTCTCCGCCAGTTCTGCCGCTGCGCAACAATCGTCTTCCATCATTGACGCCGACGCAGTCGCTCGAATCAATTCGAATCTGGGTTCTTTCGTCGAATCGGGAGCCATCAAAGGCGTCTCCGCAATGGTATTTGAAAAGGACAAAGAAGTATACTTCAAAGCCTTCGGCATGTCTGACGAAGAAGCTGGAATCCCAATGTCGCGCGACACGATCGTGCAAATCTTTTCCATGACCAAGCCCGTTACTGGCGTGGCGTTGATGAGGCTTCACGAGCAAGGCAAATTCAAACTTGACGATCCGGTTTCGAAATACATTCCGTCGTTCGCGAACCTGAAAGTCGCCACTGGCAAAGACGAAAACGGGGATCTGATCTTGGTCGATCCCAAACGGCCGATGACCATTCGCGACTTAACTCGCCACACTTCAGGCCTGGCCGGCAACCATGGTCCGGCTTGGGTCAAAGAACTCATCAAAGACAATCCGCTCAAGCCCGAAAACACACTCGAACAGGCCGCAGAAGCGTTCAGCAAACTGCCACTGTGGTTTCACCCTGGCAGCCAATGGTCGTATGGTCCCTCTGTCGACATGCAGGCTCGCCTGGTGGAAATTCTCTCTGGCAAGAAGTTCGACGTCTACATTCAAGAGACCATTCTCGATCCGCTGAAGATGACCGACACGTCCTACCGTGTTCCCGAAAGCAAGCTGGGTCGGATGGCAGGCATCTACTGGCGTGACGACAACACGGGCGAACTCTCGCGCAAGGATGATGAAAAGGACTTCAATACAAAGCCCTATCCAATGACGCCCGGCGGCTGGGGACTGACCGCAACCATCGACGACTACATGCGTTTCGCTCGCATGCTGCAAAACGAAGGCGAACTTGACGGCGTCCGAATCCTGAAACCCGAAACCGTGAAACTAATGGCAACCAGTCACCTTTCGGAGAACGTCAAAGAGCGATCGTGGCTGCCGAGCAAAGGCCAAGTCGGATTTGGAATCGACTTTGCCGTTCGCGTTGCTCCACCTCAATCGAAAAACGAACCCAATGGCGTCGTCGGCGAATTCTTCTGGGACGGCGCGGCCAGTACGATGTTTTGGGTCGATCCAAAGAGCGATTTGACTGCTGTGATGTTTGTGCAGTTGCGACCGTTTGACAAAATTGGATTACAAAAGGCATTTCGCAACGCCGTTTACGGTCCACGGGTCGCCGATTGA
- a CDS encoding NAD-dependent epimerase/dehydratase family protein, which yields MRICFTGGSGKAGRHVVAHLAAQGHTVLNLDLVPANIKGVWDMTADLTDTGQVFSALSGIVGFDELDCEPGVPKFDAVVHFAAIPRIQLRPDPDCYRINTASTYNVLEAAIKLGIPKLLFASSETTYGICFADGEVKPDYIPVDEEHSTVPHDAYAMSKVCNEVCGKGFHARSGTDIYALRINNVIEPHEYEAYAPQWKANAACRRRNIFAYIDTRDLSHFVECALATDGLGYQVFNVANPDSSVGMPSADVIQNFYADVPQKREFGEYETFYSIDKSRELLGFDPQPRWRDD from the coding sequence ATGCGAATTTGTTTCACTGGCGGCTCGGGAAAAGCGGGACGCCACGTTGTGGCTCACCTTGCCGCCCAAGGCCACACGGTTCTGAACCTTGATTTAGTGCCCGCGAACATCAAAGGCGTCTGGGACATGACGGCTGATTTGACAGACACCGGCCAAGTGTTTTCTGCACTCTCGGGAATCGTTGGCTTCGACGAACTCGATTGCGAACCCGGAGTTCCCAAATTTGATGCTGTCGTGCACTTTGCCGCCATCCCGCGAATTCAGCTGCGCCCGGATCCCGATTGTTACCGCATCAATACGGCTTCGACCTACAACGTATTGGAAGCCGCGATCAAGCTGGGCATTCCCAAATTACTGTTCGCGTCATCGGAAACGACTTATGGTATCTGCTTTGCCGACGGCGAAGTCAAACCTGACTATATCCCGGTCGATGAAGAACACTCAACCGTTCCGCACGATGCCTACGCGATGTCGAAAGTTTGCAACGAGGTTTGCGGCAAGGGCTTTCATGCACGGTCGGGCACCGACATCTATGCCTTGCGGATTAACAACGTGATCGAGCCGCACGAGTATGAAGCCTATGCTCCGCAGTGGAAAGCCAACGCAGCGTGCCGCCGCCGCAACATCTTCGCCTACATCGACACTCGCGATCTGAGCCATTTTGTCGAGTGCGCTTTGGCGACCGATGGACTGGGCTATCAGGTTTTCAACGTCGCCAATCCCGATTCGTCGGTCGGCATGCCCAGCGCCGACGTGATCCAGAACTTTTACGCCGACGTGCCACAGAAACGCGAGTTTGGCGAGTATGAAACGTTCTATTCGATCGACAAATCCCGCGAGTTGCTAGGATTCGATCCGCAGCCGCGTTGGCGAGACGACTGA
- a CDS encoding DUF4112 domain-containing protein — protein MNDFHAETESRTIENPEAASGLATVKPLTGELIADGATSTSAEASELAWVETWTDFLDTKFTIPGTRIRYGADFLMGLIPGVGDALSLVFSGVLIATMARHGASTLLVVRMLINVFLDTIVGTIPILGNAFDLFYKANYRNAKLMREYYHEGKHSGSVWPLVIGVFAAISIALTLMVWLLFKIVVWVMP, from the coding sequence ATGAATGACTTCCACGCCGAAACTGAATCCAGAACGATTGAAAATCCGGAGGCTGCATCGGGCTTGGCGACTGTGAAGCCTCTGACCGGAGAACTGATTGCGGACGGCGCAACTTCCACTTCGGCAGAAGCTTCAGAGCTGGCATGGGTTGAGACATGGACAGACTTTCTGGACACGAAATTCACGATCCCCGGAACGAGAATTCGATACGGTGCTGACTTCTTGATGGGTTTAATCCCGGGAGTCGGCGATGCATTGAGTTTGGTATTTTCGGGCGTGCTGATCGCGACGATGGCGCGTCACGGAGCCAGCACACTATTGGTCGTACGGATGTTGATCAACGTGTTTCTGGACACGATCGTCGGGACCATCCCGATCTTGGGCAACGCGTTTGACTTATTCTACAAGGCAAACTACCGCAACGCGAAGCTGATGCGAGAATATTATCACGAAGGCAAACACTCTGGCAGTGTTTGGCCGCTGGTGATCGGTGTTTTCGCAGCGATCTCCATCGCGCTTACACTGATGGTTTGGCTGCTATTCAAGATTGTGGTTTGGGTCATGCCGTGA
- a CDS encoding GlsB/YeaQ/YmgE family stress response membrane protein, producing the protein MLGNIIGWCFFGLIAGSIAKWLTGSERPPGCFPTVLVGVAGSFTMGAIFHILFASSNEGVQPSGFIGSVIGAMIVLYLYRKFSDRTVD; encoded by the coding sequence ATGCTCGGAAATATAATCGGTTGGTGTTTCTTTGGCCTGATCGCGGGGTCGATTGCCAAATGGTTGACCGGCAGCGAGCGGCCACCAGGGTGCTTTCCCACCGTTCTTGTTGGTGTGGCAGGTTCCTTCACGATGGGAGCAATCTTTCACATCCTGTTCGCCAGTTCCAACGAAGGCGTGCAGCCCTCTGGTTTCATTGGCTCGGTGATCGGGGCGATGATCGTGCTGTACCTGTACCGCAAGTTCTCGGATCGCACGGTTGATTGA